One window from the genome of Eucalyptus grandis isolate ANBG69807.140 chromosome 7, ASM1654582v1, whole genome shotgun sequence encodes:
- the LOC104455367 gene encoding uncharacterized protein LOC104455367 has translation MDHPDFNSIVNQVWEEPGEGVAMFRLMCKLKSLKPRLKVLNKESFSNISVRTFEARVALRTKQLDLQQDPNFVALAKLEKCQRRTFLDLHSKEESFFRQKFRIKWFKEGDRNSKFFHHYVNKRQVRNRILSVMDASGIQITDLELVHQHFVSHFQDLLSPRVVHGRPSVREIQEVIRLPLSADQLVTTAVKDFFISGRLLREINNVILILVPKSPNATSVDDYRPIACCNIIYKCITKVMANRIAAVFQDVIGPLQSAFVKGRRIRDNILLAQELFSSFHLHPYSPKCAVKVDFKKAYDTIDWEFLETILLAFGFPNHMTRLIMTCVKTPKFSIALNGELHGFFASGRGHR, from the exons ATGGATCATCCGGATTTCAATTCAATTGTCAACCAAGTTTGGGAGGAGCCTGGTGAGGGGGTGGCAATGTTCAGACTGATGTGCAAGCTCAAATCCCTCAAACCTCGTCTCAAGGTTCTCAACAAAGAATCCTTCTCCAACATCTCCGTCAGGACTTTCGAAGCGAGGGTTGCTCTAAGGACCAAGCAGCTTGACCTCCAGCAAGACCCGAATTTTGTTGCCCTTGCAAAGTTGGAGAAGTGTCAACGGCGAACTTTCTTGGACCTGCACTCTAAAGAAGAATCATTTTTCAGGCAAAAGTTCAGAATTAAGTGGTTTAAGGAGGGCGATCGCAACTCTAAATTCTTCCATCATTATGTCAATAAGAGACAAGTGAGAAATAGAATCCTCTCTGTTATGGATGCATCGGGTATCCAAATCACTGACCTTGAGCTAGTTCACCAGCACTTTGTCAGTCACTTCCAAGATCTTTTGTCGCCACGGGTAGTGCATGGAAGACCCTCGGTTCGGGAGATCCAGGAGGTTATCCGGCTTCCCCTCAGTGCTGACCAG TTGGTCACGACGGCGGTGAAGGATTTCTTCATCTCAGGTAGGCTCTTAAGGGAGATTAACAACGTCATTTTGATCCTAGTACCAAAAAGCCCGAATGCGACTTCTGTGGATGACTACAGGCCCATCGCTTGTTGTAATATCATCTACAAATGCATCACCAAAGTTATGGCCAATCGGATTGCAGCAGTTTTTCAGGATGTCATTGGGCCTCTTCAAAGTGCATTTGTTAAAGGCCGACGGATCAGGGATAATATCCTTCTAGCTCAAGAACTCTTCTCTAGTTTTCACCTCCATCCCTACTCACCTAAATGTGCAGTCAAAGTGGATTTTAAGAAAGCCTACGACACAATCGACTGGGAGTTCCTTGAGACTATTCTTCTAGCCTTCGGATTTCCTAATCATATGACTCGACTCATTATGACTTGTGTGAAGACTCCTAAATTTTCTATTGCCTTGAATGGGGAATTACATGGCTTCTTTGCTAGTGGGCGTGGACATCGTTAG